The Perca fluviatilis chromosome 18, GENO_Pfluv_1.0, whole genome shotgun sequence genomic interval GATTTAATTTCCAatcagttttttcttttgtatttgtaGTCATTTAACAAATTACACATTCTTGTGACATCCCTGCAGCATGCATATCCTGATGACCGAGGTTCTCCTGAAAGAAATTATGTTAATAACTTGTTTGTGCATAACAGGGTTGAGATTATACAAGCATTATTACATATGGAgaccaggaaaacaaaaaatggaaaaaaaggacTTAGACCTCTGAGTGTTAAGTGCTAAAAGCAGTAACATGCAGAGTAATGCACATATAgtattatactatatatatatatatatatatatatatatataataaacagTAGGGGGAGATATTAATACACtaagatatatacagtatgaacaTCTGCAGCAGTTACAGTCGGCAGCGCTGGTataagtataaaatatatagtgCAGGTTAATGCTAATATAAGACATGATATACAGAATAAACAGCTGGAGGAATGATATGAATACTGTGTATAGACTATAGATCAGATATATGGACAGAAGTATAAATGTGTATGATTATGTGAGAGCATTATTTAAGGAAGctaaataagaaataaatgaatataccAAGTGATCTGTTTTAGATGAAGTTAAGGTTCTGGACTGACTCAAAGGGGGGCTTCTTAATATAAGATCAGATCAAGACTTGAGTATCAACTTAAGTAACAAAGCAAAAAATCCCGCACTCTGCTCTTGCTATCACCTTTTATCTACCGCCGGACTATTTATGAAGGTCCGGAGGGACCGAAACATTACTTTTTCTAAATAGAAGGGGATGCAGAGCAGAGTGCAAGTTATTTCTTCAAAAAGGGTATCTACTCATGTAAAATATGATGAGATGATGTTTAACAGCAGAGAACTCTCTGTTGAGTTGATGTTGTTGATCAGTGGAGTCAGACAGAGTTTTCATAGGTCACTGTACCTTCATCTTCCTCATCATCCTCCTGTGAATATGGAGAAAGTAAATGTTGAAAAAGATCTGTAAAGTTATAATTGtataaacatttaataatttGCTGTTTAAACTCACAATGTTTTCTTCCGTCTCTGTTTTGTTCCCTGAAaagacaaaatgacaaaagagaGTCGACTTCAGCTTCCACAATAAAAATCCAGGTGTATCcaaatttttcaaaataaaagtttaatcTGTGAATGTTCTGACCTTTAGCTCTTGCCCATATGTTGACCACCACAACACTTGTTATGAGTGATGTTAAACCCAGAGGCACGACGATGATCCTCCACCAGCCTGAAACAGGAAGTTAGAAGTATTAAATATAGTCAGAGGTGTTATGATGACTAGCTACTTGTTAGCGTGTTCTTGTGCTGTCTCTATATCTCTAATATCTGAATAATCAAAGTGTCTTTTGCCTGCATGTCTTTTCTGACTGTAAATGTAGTTCTGTTGTGTTCAGTCACTACCTTCTGGTTTAGTTTGATTGTTGTTTTCAGATGTCGTGTtgtttgtctcttctgatgtcCATTTATTTCCTGATTCATTCGTAGTCGGAGATATTGTAGTTGTTGCATCATCACCTtaaacacaataacaaactgTTCAGTTAGAAAAAACTTCTGCACTAAGCAAAACAAAGAATgatgaaacattaaaacattagaTCCAAACAAATATTCAGTGTAATTATCCACAAAGGGATTTTAAACAGCTGATCATACTCTCACCTGGTTTCTCACCGGAGGACTGAGGAGGGATGAAGCTGAAATGCTGCACATTTCTGTAAGGATCTGTCACTTCACATTTCAATAACTCGTAATACTTTGACTTCTGATGAAGATGAGATGTTGTAAATGTCACAGTGGCTGAACAGGAAAGCTGTGTTGTCTCCACGTCAGTCTTATCACCCTCATACAGCCACTTCATTGTGTGTCCACACCAATATGTCGACGCAGAGCAGATCAAAGTGACCGTATCATCATTCTTCTGTTCAGTCCCTGGTGAAGACGGAGAtattgagagagaaagacaacaaCAGTAATATTAACTTCATCACTGCATTCATAATTATTGTTATGTTTCAGTATATTGTTCTAACAAAACAGTTTGAAAACATTATGATGTAAATACTCACTGGTAACAACAGTCAGAACAACCACTGTGTGATAATGTCCTGATCTGAACTGACTGCAAGTGTAACGACCATCATCCTCATCTGTGACCTTCTTTATAACCAGAGAACATTTCTCTGTAACACTCAGTCTGGCTGATTTAGTTTTGGCTTCTTCGTAAATCTGCCCGTGTATAAACAGCAACCCTGTGTATCCTGAACCAGTGAAGAACCAGGTACCATTGTGACACTGATCCTGATCATCTGTCACATTTCCACAAGAGAAAATGATTTCATCTCCAACTCTGACAATGGGGAAGAAATATGTCACCGCTGCTGCtatttaaaaaagagaaatatgaattataaatataagttttaaaatgtgttttatgtttgatttcCAAAAGTTGACTAAACTCACCACATTACAGCAACACTCGTATTCTCTTACCTGTAAACTGAACCAGCAGCATCAGAAATGACGACATTATAATCCATCTGATCTGATCCATCGTGATTCTCTCTCAGTCTCACACTCTCAAATGTCAAACTGTCTGATGCGCTACGTCTTAAAAATGAATATAGCATCTACTTCCTGTGGTAATGATGGAGTCACTTCTTAATAATTACTTCATCTCCTCTGTTAGCTGTTGAAGTGATGTGTAATATTAGCTTTTATTCTCTCTGTGGAAATCCCCTGACTTATTATTGTCATGAACATTTCTTCTGAACTCAGCCTGAGAGATTATTTTAGATGAATTTATGTTACATAGACAACTGTTAGAGCCCAGTGCAAACAGAGGTGTTCAACCCAACAGAGGGAAGGTTTACTACGAGAGCTGAGAGAACAAGAAGAGGTCAGCTGATCAGAGGTCAGCTGAAGTGTGGTCTGTgtgctgaagagagagagagaactacaAAACACTTGTGAAATGGAATATAAATACTTTCATgtgcatattatattattatcagccaCAACAAAGACAGGATTGTTACAAATTTAATTAATTCTTGAAGCTCATTAAATccaaacacatactgtagttcAATATGTTTAAATGAAAGACAGTCAAAATCACTTCATCTGTACACTGAGGGACAGAAAGAGATTAAAAActgctgcagctttaaaaagAACCAGCAGATCTTAAACTCACAGATACATTTGGAAACAAGAAGAAAGTTTAGATTCAAGGTTAGACTCAGCTTTATTgatatggacctttttcacagcagacatgttgacttgtcatagtaggaaaagcacagctgacattgataaccttaacgatggcttagttccatcaagtgtcccagtaagctatttcagtgagtcagcatgcacaataccaggacctctcctaagtggaatgcagccatcggtaatggtttaataccaggacctctcctaagtggaaagcagccatcagtaatggtttaataccagggcctctcctaagtggaatgcagccatcagtaatggtttaatgccagggcctctcctaagtggaatgcagccatcattaatggtttaataccagggcctctcctaagtggaatgcagccatcagtaatggttttgaatacacctgtgcttttcctactatgacatgtcaacatgtctgccgtgaaaaaggtctattgcaCAGATTACAAGTACTGACACAATGACATGCAGTTTAAGTGCAAAAAGCAGCAACTTATAGAGTAATGCACATATAGTATtatacaatatttaaaataaacagtTACAGTAGTAACAGTCGGCAGCACAGgtataattataaaatatatagcgCAGTTTTAAGTACAATAATGCTAATATAAGACATGATATACAGAATAAACAGCTGGAGGAATGATATCAATACTGTGTATAGACTATAGATCAGATATATGGGCAGAGGTATAAATGTGTATGAGTATGTGAGAGCATTATTTAAGGAAGctaaataagaaataaatgaatataccAAGTGATCTGTTTTAGATGAAGTTAAGGTTCTGGACTGACTCAAAGGGGGGCTTCTTAATATGAGATCAGATCAAGACTTGAGTATCTTTGTCCAGCTCAGACTAAAATAGAAACAGATCGGTACAGAAAACACATTCAGTCATCCATCAACATATCATTTTGGTATCTAGTCATGTAATATATGATGAGATGATGTTTAACAGCAGAGGACTCTGTGGTGAGTTGATGTTGTTGATCAGTGGAGTCAGACAGAGGTAGAAGGCTCTGCAGCGTTTTCATAGGTCACTGTAccttcatcctcatcatcatcattatactTCTGTGAACATGGAGcaaataaatgtttaaacacAGATCTGTAAAGTTATAATTGTATGAACATTTAATAATTTGCTGTTTAAACTCACAATGCTttcttctgtctgtgttttgttccctgaaaagacaaaaagtcaAAAGAGAGTCGACTTTAGCTTCCACAATAAAAATCCAtcaaactttttcaaaataaaagtctcatCTGTGAATGTTCTCACCTTTAGCTCTTGCCCATATGTTGACCACCACAACACTTGTTATGAGTGATGCTAAACCCAGAGGCACGACGATGATCCTCCACCAGCCTGAAACAGGAAGTTACAAGTGTTAAATATAGTCAGAGGTGTTATGATGACGAGCTACTTGTTAGCGTGTTCTTGTGCTGTCTCTATATCTCTAATATCTGAATGAACAAAGTGTCTTTTGCCTGCATGTCTGTTCTGACTGTAAATGTAGTTCTGTTGTGTTCAGTCACTACCTTCTGGTTTAGTTTGATTGTTGTTTTCAGATGTCGTGTtgtttgtctcttctgatgtcCATTTATTTCCTGTTATCATTGGTGATTTATTTGTAGTCGGAGATATTGTAGTTGTTGCATCATCACCttaaacacaataacacactgtTCAGTTAGAAAAACCTTCTGCACTAAGGAAAACAAAGAATGATGaaacattaaagtgcccatattatgaaaaaaacactttttctgggatttggggtgttattttgtgtctctggtgcttccacacgcatgcaaactttgaaaaaaaaaacatccatggtgttctgagtgagatacggtttctgaatgtgtcctgccttcagtctcctggtgagctgttcaaaatcggcacggcttgtgacgtcacaaagAAGCCAACGAGCTGTGAAGATAGcggttctcaatagcaaagccctgctacaacacacacaagttcaccataatctacaaaagaactacttacatgtgcgccctcatttagaagtctcccagctaatcctgccttgtaactgactgaagttggagaaacaggctttcttttactgtctatggagctagctgacatgatctacgatctgagctactgagcatgtgcgagtgcaatcaaagatagtacagaagaagaagaagaaaagaggtctcactctgtagctaaaacagaaaccaggtgaaaagaggatctgcagcagtgagagagagctgtgcagtacaacaacaatatggtgttttttgaaaattaaaccatgtaaaccttttctggtacaaccttaaagtgatggttcggagtaattcaccctagggtcctttgtaccatgacctcgagccaaacacccccccagaagcttttttcacctgggtcgaacattgggggcgttagcgtagagtagcgttatcagctgaatagcttagcacaggggctaatggacccacgtttgtatctcgtaaatgaccccactaataatgcccgaaatgataccaaaggtctacactagtacatataggttatttcctcataaaacgatggattggaaagtttgtaagtacaccagaagtttatataaataacacttgcctgctggcttctgctctctgctgttgttgttgctgctgtaagacgagtgcttagggccgtctacaaattacaacaccgaaaagagatgcaacaaaaatatttttttatttaactttcttttttaagtaagtgctgtagtataactagcaggagacaattaataattgaggtaagtttggagacattaccttatttaatcattaaattaataaatatttttgttgtatctcttttgagtagtaatttgtagacggcctaAACACCGCCTTACTGAACAGCGGTAGCgcagcaacaacagagagcagaagccagcagccaagtgttcataaacttctggtgtacgcacaaactttccaatccataatttttatgagtgcataacctatatgtactagtgtgcGGGTATCATTTCGGCGCATATAGTGAGGGTCACTTACGTTctaaacgtgggtccattagcctctgcgctaagctattcagctgataacgctactctacgctaactctcccaatgttagacccaggtgaaaaaagctcctgggggggtgtttggctcgaggtcatggtgcaaaggaccctagggtgaaattactccgaaccatcactttgaaatacagttatgaacctgaaaataagcataatatgggcgctttaaaacatCAGATCTAAACAAATATTCAGTGTAATTATCCACAAAGGGATTTTAAACAGCTCATCATATTCTCACCTGGTTTTTCACTGGAGGACTGAGGATGGATGAAGGTGAACAGCTGCACTTCTCCAATCACAACGTTGGTCACTTCACATTTCAATAACTCGTAATACTTTGACTTCTGATGAAGATGAGATGTTGTAAATGTTACATTGGCAGAACAGTCAAGCTGTGTTGTCTCCACGTCAGACTTATCACCCTCATACAGCCACTTCACTGAGTGGTCACAATATCCTGACACAGAGCAGAACACAGTGACCGTATCATCGTTCTTCTGTTCAGCCACTGGTGAAGATGGAGATATTGAAGGAGAAAGACAACAACAGTAATATTAACTTCATCACTGTAATCATAATTATTGGAATATTTCAGTATATTGTTCTAACAAAACAGTTTGAAAAAATTATGATGTAAATACTCACTGGTAACAACAGACAGATAAACCACTGTGTCTTCATATTGTTCTCCTGATCTGATCTGTCTGCAGGTGTAACTACCAACATCCTCATCTGTGACCTTCTTTATAACCAGAGAACATTTCTCATTAACACTCAGTCTGTCTGATTTAGTTTTGGCTTCTTTGTGAATCTTCCCGTCTTCAAACAGCAACACTGCGTTTTTTAAACCAGTGAAGAACCAGGTAGTCCTGTAACACTTATCCTGATCATCTATCACATTTCTACAAGACAAAGTCACTTCATCTCCAACTCTGACAGTGGAGGAGGAATACTTCCAAGCTGCTGCTgttaagaaaaagagagaaatgtaAAGGTTATGTTCATAGTTAGTGTGACGATCATTTTAGATAAGTTTGTTTCTCATGTTTGATTTAAAAGATTTCACTAAACTCAccacattaaaataaaacttgtcTTCTCTTACCTGTAAACTGAACCAGCAGCATCAGAAATGAAGACATTATAATCCATCTGATCTGATCCATTGTGCTTCTCTCTCGGTCTCACACTCTCAAATGTCAAACCGTCTGACGCGCCGCGTCTTAAAAATTAATATAGCATCTTCTTCCTGCGCCCACTTCCTCATACTGACTTCATTACTACTCTGTTAAAAGTCAAATTCATGTGTGATATTAGCTTTGATTCTCTCTGAATCCTTTTAAGATGTCAAAAGAATAAAAGAACTTTTTAGCATTTGAATTCTTAAGTTTGATGCATTTGGCTGTTTTATCTATAGTGATTCACAGTGAGGGTAACAGTAAAAACAGGTCTTGGTCAGCAACAGAGAAGAGGAAGTTGACCGagtttaatttaagaaaaatgtGGTCCGTGATGCGATGATGTGATACTGTAGCGGTGGAAAGACCACAGATGATATGTTTTACTGGGCTAAGACCAGTTGGTTCTTCATTGTATATCTGTGGTTTTGTTTTCCCTTACTAAGAACTGAAGGAGAAGTGTTCTGGTGATAATGTGGTAATGTGGCTTTAACTACTTGAAGATAGAGCATCAAGTCCCCTAAATCCATTTTGTTTGTacaacttaaagcaacactatgtaacttttcccgcttcggtcctcCTACAggttatgcaagtttgccagatcgggtagcggatctgtagttcgaatgaactggacaatgtaatgaaatggacaattccgcttccaacctgtagggggaccgaagcgggaaaagttacatagtgttgctttaagaagAAGATGTTTgatcagagtgtgtgtgatgtcacaacttcagtttttttttaatgctctgCAGTCTGCACCCTGCAGAAATTAGAGTCTGTGGTCCTTTAATGATGTTGGAGAATAATTCTAAGTCATATCACAGCTCCAGTTATGAGGTCATGTGAATCCTCAATGAACACGTCGGAGCATTTTCTTGTCACTTTGGATGCATTTATAtgttatacatatacatatacatatgttaTGAGTGATGCTAAACCCAGAGGCACGACGATGATCCTCCACCAGCCTGAAACAGGAAGTTACAAGTGTTAAATATAGTCAGGTGTTAAGATGACAAGCTACTTGTTAGCGTCTTCTTGTGCTGTCTCTATATCTGTAATATCTGAATGAACAAAGTGTCTTTTGCCTGCGTTTGTTTGGTGTTCTTATCTTGTGATTTATAGCAGGTTGTTTTCATGAATCATTTAaacatatagctacgaaaagtaacaCACTGTAatttgcagacagacagaaaccttGGAAAGAATCTGggtcttggtgggcggccattgGATGCAACCGGTTGGGGATAggtagagaaagagaaagctatatacagtacataataaTGATAGCAGTGGGTATAATGGAATGGCATGATGACCAGTGGCAATTATAGGAACAGTAAAGATAAAGAATAGAATAATAGAACAATGACTAGTAATATTAATAGTAGTGCAGGGCGTCGAGCAGGACCgcggcagcagctgcaaccacaatccaggtgccaccacaatccaaggaCATCTGCGAGGCAagaaagcataaggactccagggAAGATGCCAAGTTAGTAACATGCATGAATGGGACATAAATGCcgacagatggagacaattgaATAGTGCATTGCTATATTGGatattttgtcaaaaaaaaaaaaaaaataactcaatCTGGTCAGCATTATATTTCCTCCAAAGTATAAAATAGAAATGCGACCAAAAGGTGAACCGACCAACATTTGTCTCACAGTTGAAGCTCATGGCCACTGGCCTGAACTTTCTTCACCTCTCGTCCCAGAAACACCACGGTGCCTTTGTCCCTGCACATTAAAGAGCCCTCAGCAGCAGTGTGATGCTGCCGGTATCTTCAGGGGAGCAGAATGCTGATGTAGAGTGAGAGAATGTCCCCGAGGTTCAATTACCGAGCCGCCACAGGTCCTCTCAGCCTTCATTAGTTGCCTGCTGGAGCAGACCCTCCCTCCACAGGCCCGGTGGAGGTTGTTGTATTGTGCCGAAACCTCGGGGAGAtgcttctctcactctctctctctctcactctctctcctctccgcTCTGTAATGATCACACAAAGAGCTTTCTCAGAACTCGGAGACGCTGCTGTGTGCTGTTATGTGGTTTGTTAATACAGCCGGGAGGGTGTTCGTCAGCCACCTCAGAGTCTTCCTGCCGCCTCGGCACGCACTGCTCCTGTCGTTCCCACCAGAACGGTTAACTAGACGCCCGGGTGTTGGCATGCCCAGACAGGGTGGAGGCTGATCAGCTCGGCAGGAGAGAGTCACACAGACTTCAGCTTCAGCTTCTGTTTTTGTGTCACCTCTACAACTAAATGGGGGGGATGCAGGGGATATGTGTCccccaatatttagaagaggtagatGTGTCCCCCTCAAAAAATTTGGAAGTCAACCCACTCCACAAAAGAGGTAAAAAATAACCGTTCAGGGGGCTCAAAACATGCATGGAAAACGAGAACTGTTTCTACTTTGCAACATCGGGCGGTTAAAGATCACAACAGGGAgggcaaaataaaaatagatttagattagaacccaaattgaaaacgtaagcaactaaaattgctgaataaAGAACATTGTGTCAGgaaaacgttagctgacgttgttgttcagtagctagctcagagatgaTCAgataatgaaattactgatttagggGGGAGGGCTGTATCCGTGTCAcgttctcattaggggctgagcccccctaaaggtctgatcctagaaccGCCCCTGCCTACCCAATGAATCGTGCACGAGTTAAAGGATCGgatgggattacatttcacCGGAATTGAACCTCATACTATTCATGTGAAAAATGAATTTGATTGACCATAATTCAGAAAGCACTTACACAGTTTGTGTAAAGAACTGCACTTGTCTTGAGACCAAGAATAAGGATATCCTTCACACAagtgaaaaatatatttttttagcacATTTactcatactgtatgtgcaattTGGAggcacttg includes:
- the LOC120546441 gene encoding uncharacterized protein LOC120546441; translated protein: MADHDEKSLTSKMIYRQHHTAAEGSLMCRDKGTVVFLGREVKKVQASGHELQLNDRHTNYEHNLYISLFFLTAAAWKYSSSTVRVGDEVTLSCRNVIDDQDKCYRTTWFFTGLKNAVLLFEDGKIHKEAKTKSDRLSVNEKCSLVIKKVTDEDVGSYTCRQIRSGEQYEDTVVYLSVVTMAEQKNDDTVTVFCSVSGYCDHSVKWLYEGDKSDVETTQLDCSANVTFTTSHLHQKSKYYELLKCEVTNVVIGEVQLFTFIHPQSSSEKPGDDATTTISPTTNKSPMITGNKWTSEETNNTTSENNNQTKPEGWWRIIVVPLGLASLITSVVVVNIWARAKGNKTQTEESIKYNDDDEDEGTVTYENAAEPSTSV